One window of the Halobacillus litoralis genome contains the following:
- the murA gene encoding UDP-N-acetylglucosamine 1-carboxyvinyltransferase encodes MEKIIVRGGRQLTGTVKAEGAKNAVLPVIAASIIASEGKSVLHEVPALADVYTINQVIRHMNADVNMVGNTVTVDASGQLSTEAPIEYVRKMRASVLVLGPLLARYGRAKVALPGGCAIGSRPLDQHLKGFEAMGAEVTVGNGYIEAEVKGRLQGAKIYFDVPSVGATENVMMAAALADGKTILENCAKEPEIVDLANYLNKMGAHVVGAGTETIRIEGVEKLVGATHTIIPDRIEAGTFMVAAAITGGNVLIKGAMHEHLRSLVSKMEEMGVIIQEEDDGLRVIGPDILKATDLKTMPHPGFPTDMQSQMMALMLSATGTSVITETVFENRFMHVEEFRRMNANLKIEGRSVIVEGPSSLQGAEVAATDLRAGAALILAGLVADGYTRVTELKHLDRGYVEFTEKLAQIGADIERVKEEEVYMEEAEPSESVSTL; translated from the coding sequence TTGGAAAAAATCATCGTCCGTGGTGGGAGGCAGCTGACCGGCACCGTGAAAGCTGAAGGTGCTAAGAATGCCGTACTGCCTGTCATCGCAGCAAGTATAATTGCAAGTGAAGGAAAAAGCGTACTACACGAAGTACCTGCTTTAGCTGATGTATATACAATTAATCAAGTCATTCGACATATGAATGCAGATGTAAATATGGTAGGAAATACAGTGACTGTGGATGCTTCAGGTCAATTGTCTACTGAAGCACCAATTGAATACGTTAGGAAAATGCGTGCTTCTGTTCTTGTATTGGGACCACTTTTGGCCCGGTATGGCCGTGCTAAAGTTGCATTGCCAGGTGGGTGCGCGATTGGATCACGCCCACTCGATCAGCATTTGAAAGGCTTTGAAGCTATGGGAGCTGAAGTAACCGTAGGAAACGGGTATATCGAAGCTGAAGTGAAAGGTCGTTTGCAAGGCGCTAAGATTTACTTTGATGTACCAAGTGTTGGTGCAACAGAGAACGTAATGATGGCTGCCGCTTTGGCAGATGGAAAGACAATCTTGGAAAATTGCGCAAAGGAACCAGAAATCGTCGACTTGGCCAACTACCTGAATAAGATGGGTGCACATGTCGTCGGTGCAGGAACAGAGACCATTCGAATCGAAGGTGTAGAGAAACTTGTTGGTGCTACCCATACGATTATCCCTGACCGTATTGAAGCAGGAACGTTCATGGTTGCTGCTGCCATAACAGGCGGGAATGTCCTTATAAAAGGTGCGATGCATGAGCACTTGCGTTCACTCGTTTCTAAAATGGAAGAAATGGGCGTCATCATCCAAGAGGAAGATGATGGACTGCGAGTCATCGGTCCTGACATCTTGAAAGCTACAGACCTTAAAACGATGCCTCATCCAGGTTTCCCGACTGATATGCAGTCACAAATGATGGCTCTTATGTTAAGTGCCACGGGAACAAGCGTCATTACTGAAACGGTATTTGAAAATCGTTTCATGCATGTGGAAGAGTTCCGCCGCATGAATGCTAACCTGAAAATTGAAGGCCGCAGTGTAATCGTTGAAGGACCGTCTTCTCTGCAAGGGGCAGAGGTTGCAGCAACAGATTTGCGAGCTGGGGCAGCCCTGATTTTGGCTGGGTTAGTCGCTGATGGTTACACAAGAGTAACTGAGTTGAAGCACTTGGATCGCGGTTATGTGGAATTCACTGAGAAATTAGCACAAATCGGCGCTGACATTGAACGAGTCAAAGAAGAAGAAGTGTATATGGAAGAAGCTGAACCAAGCGAATCTGTATCGACATTATAA
- the spoIID gene encoding stage II sporulation protein D, with translation MKKNNGIGLIALCSLFATMLIIPTLIVVPFTNSGNTEKVEETPPTEQVAEVEDSAFSVSVWRSESEKVEEVPLETYVSRVVASEMPVNFEMEALKAQALAARTYITRHLVEGEKVSSEADVTDTVSHQVYKDDKELRTLWQDSYADNMEKINQAVKATAGEIITYEREPIEASFFSTSNGFTENAGDYWEHDIPYLKSVESPWDQGSPKFTDQKIITVAQLEQTLGVSVGAGIQQSTMTKTEGNRVDEVHLGSQTFSGREIREKFELPSSDFSIQQKGEHVIFTTKGYGHGVGMSQYGANGMAKTGKDYKEIIHHYYQDIEISPLSTQTASLNGEKPVN, from the coding sequence ATGAAAAAAAATAATGGAATCGGACTGATTGCTTTATGCAGCTTATTTGCAACTATGCTTATTATACCTACACTGATCGTCGTCCCCTTTACAAATTCCGGTAATACCGAGAAAGTGGAAGAAACACCACCTACTGAGCAAGTGGCAGAGGTTGAAGACTCCGCCTTCTCTGTAAGTGTGTGGAGAAGTGAGTCGGAAAAGGTGGAGGAAGTTCCTCTGGAAACCTATGTCTCTCGCGTTGTGGCTTCTGAAATGCCGGTTAATTTTGAGATGGAGGCATTGAAGGCGCAGGCATTGGCGGCGAGGACATATATCACACGTCACTTAGTCGAAGGAGAAAAGGTTTCTTCCGAAGCAGATGTGACAGATACGGTTTCTCATCAAGTGTATAAGGATGATAAAGAACTGAGAACTTTGTGGCAGGACAGTTATGCTGATAATATGGAAAAAATCAACCAGGCCGTGAAAGCGACAGCAGGCGAAATCATAACATATGAGCGGGAACCGATCGAAGCTTCTTTCTTTTCGACGAGTAATGGTTTTACAGAAAATGCGGGAGATTACTGGGAGCATGACATTCCTTATTTAAAAAGTGTAGAAAGCCCCTGGGATCAAGGGTCACCTAAATTCACGGACCAAAAAATCATTACGGTCGCTCAGCTCGAACAAACACTGGGAGTCAGCGTAGGTGCGGGTATCCAACAATCTACGATGACCAAAACAGAAGGAAATCGTGTAGATGAAGTACACTTAGGTTCTCAAACATTTTCCGGGAGAGAAATCCGTGAAAAGTTCGAGCTGCCTTCCAGTGATTTTTCTATTCAACAAAAAGGTGAACACGTTATTTTTACAACCAAAGGTTACGGCCATGGCGTAGGGATGAGCCAATATGGAGCTAATGGCATGGCAAAAACGGGGAAAGATTATAAAGAGATCATCCACCACTATTATCAAGACATAGAAATTTCCCCATTGAGTACACAGACGGCTTCTCTTAACGGGGAAAAACCAGTCAATTGA